The Methanothermobacter sp. CaT2 DNA window TCTGAATCCATAATATGGGGCTGGAAGGGGTCTTATTTTCCAGTCCAGGGAAAACATTTTAAGGGGATGCCCGATTTTTCGGGTCTATCAGCAAGTTGCTGAACACAAGGAGGTTTCTTGAATGAATCTTACTACTCAGAAAAGATTAGCTGCAGACATACTGAAAGTAGGGGTTAACAGAATATGGATTGACCCTGAGAGGATCGACGAGGTCTCAAGGGCAATAACCAGGGACGGTGTAAAGCAGCTAATAAAGGACGGCGCAATAAAGGCTAAACCAAAAAAGGGCATAAGCAGCTACAGGTCAAAAAAGATAGCCCAGCAGAAAAAGAAGGGAAGAAGAAGAGGACCTGGAAGCATAAAAGGTGCTAAGGGCGCCAGAAAGCCAAGGAAAGAGGAATGGATGACAACGATAAGGGCTCTGAGGAAGGACCTCAGGGAGATGAGGGACAACCGTGAAATAAACAAGAGCACCTATCGTAAACTCTACAAGATGGCAAAGGGCGGAGCCTTCAAGAGCAAATCTTACATGAAAACCTATGCCCGGGACCACGACATGCTCAGATAGGAGGGATCTGATTGGCACATGGACCAAGATACAAGATGGCATTTAGAAGACGAAGGGAAGGTAAAACTGATTACCGGGCCCGCTATAAGATGGTGGAAACAGGCAAATCAAGGCTTGTTGTCAGAATAACCACATATCATGTTATTGCACAGATAATCAATGTGGGAATGGATGGTGACGAAACACTGGTCTCAGCCCACTCAAAACAGCTCCAGAAAATGGGATGGCTTGGAGGTACAAGCAATACGGCGGCAGCATACCTGACAGGGTACCTCTGCGGTAAAAGGGCTCTGAAGGCAGGTATAGATGAAGCGGTCCTTGATATAGGACTCAGACCTGCCATAAGGGGTTCAAAGGTATTCGCAGCACTTAAAGGGGCTGTTGACGCAGGGCTCAAAGTACCACACGGGGAATCAGTACTTCCCGACGAATCAAGGATAAGGGGCGAACACATAAAGGAGTATGCAGAATCCCTTGACGAGGAAGAACGCAAAAAGAGGTTTTCAAGGTACCTTGAGAGGGGTCTTTCCCCTGAGGACCTGCCTGAACACTTTGAAGAAATAAAAAACAGGATAGATGAAGAGGTATGATTATGAACTTCAACATGGAGGAATGGGAGCCAAGGACCAACCTTGGACGCCTTGTGAAGGAGGGTGTCATAACAAGTATCGATGAGATCTTTGAAGAGGGACACCCGATAATGGAACTTGAGATAATCGATGCACTGCTTCCTGACCTCGAGGAGGAGGTCATTGACGTTAACCTTGTCCAGAGGATGCACAAATCAGGAAGGAAGGTCAACTTCAGGGTCATAGTTGCAGTGGGCAACAAGGACGGATATGTTGGACTCGGACAGGGCAAGGCCAGAGAGGTTGGACCTGCAATCAGGAAGGCAGTTGACGATGCAAAATTCAACCTTATAAAGGTCAGAAGAGGCTGCGGTGACTGGGGATGTGTCTGTGGAAGGGAACACACGGTACCATTCAAGGTCTCAGGTAAGAGTGGAAGTGTCCGCGTAACCCTCATACCAGCACCTGGTGGTGTTGGACTTGCAATAGGTGACGTTGGCAAGACCATAATGAGGCTTGCAGGTATAGATGATGTCTGGTCACATACACGTGGACAGACACAGACCACAGTCAACTTTGCCAGGGCAACCTTCGATGCCCTCAAACAGCTGAGCAAGGTAAAGGCAAGCGAAAAGGACCTTAAAAACCTGGGTGTTTGCAGTACCTGAAGGTGATTCCATATGTTCGCAGTAGTAAGGGTAAGGGGATCAGCGGGTGTCCGAAGGGACATAGCTGACACCATGGAGATGTTAAGACTCAACAGAATAAACCACGCAGTACTGGTTGAGGACACACCCAGCTACCTTGGCATGCTCCAGAAGGCCAAGGACTACATAACATGGGGTGAAATTGACCAGGAAACCCTGACAGCCATGATAACCAAGAGGGCAAGAATCATCGGAGGGGAAAGGTTAACCGATGAATACATAAAGGAAAACACAGAGTATGATTCAGTGGAAGAATTTGCAGGGGCTGTATTCAGGGGTGAGGTTAAACTTGAGGATGCAGGAATAAAACCTGTGTTCAGGTTACACCCTCCAAGAAAGGGATATGAGGCCATAAAAAAGGCCTTCAATGAGGGTGGAAGCCTCGGATACCGTGGTGAGAAGATAAATGACCTCTTGAAGAGGATGATCTAGCGGAGGGAATTACTCATGATCAGAAAAAGACGAAAGATCACAAGGATGAGGGGCTCACGCACCGTCGGTGGAGGATGCTCCAAGAAGAGAAGGGGAGCAGGTCACCGTGGCGGTAGAGGACAGGCCGGTGGACACAAACACCACTGGACATGGATCGTCAAGTACGACCCAAAACACTTCGGAAAGTACGGTTTCAAAAGGCCCCAGAAACTCATAAAGAGACTGGAAACAGTTAACCTTGCATACATCGACGAAAGGATTCCTGAACTCCTTGAGAAGGGAATCGCATCCGAAGAGGACGGAATGGTGGTGCTGGATGTAAGGGACCTTGGTTTCGAAAAGGTCCTTGGAAGCGGAAGGATCACACGACCCGTCCACATTAAGGCCCTCGAGTTCTCTGAGAGTGCAGTTGAGAAGATCACAGAGGCCGGAGGAAAGGCTGAACTGATAGAGTAAACCAGCATTGACAAGGAGTGGAGCAGTTGAAGGAAAAATTTGAGCCCATATTCTCAGTCCTGCCACAGGTTAAATCACCTGGCTACAGAGTACCATTCAGGGAGAAACTCAAATGGACAGGCATAATCCTTGTCCTCTATTTCTTCCTGGCCCAGATACCACTCTACGGTTTAAGCCCTAGGGCTGTGGACCAGTTCGCCCAGCTGAGGGCTGTTCTTGCAGGAAACTTCGGTTCAATACTCACACTGGGTATAGGACCCATTGTGTCAGCATCAATCATACTCCAGCTTCTGGTTGGAGGTAAGATACTGAAACTGGACCTCTCGAAGCATGAGGATAAGGCCTTTTTCCAGGGACTGCAGAAACTCCTTGCCATCGTATTCACCTTCTTTGAGGCACTGATATTTGTACTATTTGTACTGACAGGGTCACTGGCACCATCAGCCCCCCAGTTTGTCTGGATACTCATACTGCAGCTCACAATTGGAGGAATACTCATAATATTCCTCGATGAGGTTGTATCCAAATGGGGCTTTGGTAGCGGTGTTGGACTTTTCATTGCAGCAGGCGTATCCCAGGAGATAATTGTGGGTGCCTTCAACCCCCTCTCTGCACCCACGCAGCCAGGGGTACCCGCCGGTAGAATAACAGGTTTCCTCTACCTCCTCTTCACAGGGCAGAGTCCTGATTTCCAGTACTACGTCCTGCCTGTACTGGCCCTCATTGGAGTTTTCCTCGTCGTTGTCTATGCCGAGAGTATGAGGGTGGAGATACCCATATCCATGGGAGGGGGTAAGAGGCTCTCAAGGGGCGCTGTCGGAAAGTATCCCCTGCGTTTCATATACGCCAGTAACATGCCGGTTATACTGACAAGCGCACTCCTCCTGAATGTTCAGTTAATGGCGAACGTATTCCAGAAACTTGGCTACCCCATACTTGGTACTGTAAGCAATGGGCAGGCGGTTGATGGGCTCGCATATCTTCTCACGGCTCCACGCTCAATCGACGCCATCATACTGGACCCATTCAAGGTACTGTTCTATGCGGTTGTATTCATAGGGCTCTGTATCCTCTTTGCCTGGCTCTGGGTTGAGATAAGTAACATAGGTCCAAAGCATGTTGCAAAACAGCTTTACCAGATGGGTATGCAGATTCCTGGTTTCAGGAGCAGCAGGGGGCAGTTCGAGAAGATACTGAAACGCTACATACCCACGATAACGATCCTGGGAGGGGCATTTGTCGGGCTCCTCGCATTCGTGGCTGACCTGACGGGTTCTCTTGGAGGAGGTACCGGTGTCCTTCTAACGGTGGGTATAGTTTACAGGCTCTATGAGGAGATTGCCCAGGAGCAGCTGATGGATATGCACCCCATACTCAGAAGCTTCCTGGGTGATTAGGATAATCTTTTAATCCATGGGAGTGGTACAATGAAGGTTGTTGTAGTTGCAGGTATACCCGGTTCAGGAAGCACGACGGTCCTTGAGAACACCCTCAGGGATCTTGACTACCTCAATGTGAATTACGGGGATGTGATGCTTGAAATAGCCCGTGAAAGGGGCCTTGTTGAAAACAGGGACCAGATGAGAACCCTTGAACCGGGTGTTCAGAAGGAGATACAGAGGGCGGCTGCGAAAAGTATAAGAGAAAGGTCACGGGAAAATAATATAATCGTCGACACACACTGCACCATAAAGACGCCTGCTGGTTTTCTGCCAGGTCTTCCAGTATGGGTTCTTGAGGAACTGGAACCTGACATGTTTGTGCTTGTGGAGGCTGATCCAGAGGAGATCTTCACAAGAAGAATTAGTGATACTTCCAGGAACAGGGATATGGAATCCCTTCAGGAGATCGACCTCCATCAGCAGATGAACAGGGCAGCTGCAATGGCCTATGCCACACTCACAGGCGCAACGGTTAAGATTGTTAAAAACCACAACAACCAGCTTGAGTCTGCAGTCAGTGAGATGAAGAACATTCTGGAGTAAGATAAAGAGGAAACAAAAATGGTGCTTGAAGTCGTATACGGGGCGCTGAACGCTGTATTCGGCCCATTCATTGCAATGGACCCGAATCCACAGAACCCCATCCTCACGGTCTTCCTGATATCAGCAATAGTGGCCTTTATCATAACACTGGCAAACAAGTTGCTTGTGGACCAGGAAAGGCTCGAAGAACTTAAAGCTGAAATGCAGGAATTCCAGCAGGAGATGATGGAGGCAAGAAAGAAGAATGACATGCAGGCGCTGGAGGAGATCCAGAAAAAACAGATGGAGTTCATGGACAAACAGCGCGAAATGATGACCATGTCATTCAAGCCAATGATAGTCACTTTCGTGCCAATAATCCTTGTCTTCTACTGGATGGGACAGGAACCACACATAGTCAAGACACTGGTGATACTGCCCCAGGTTGCATACTATGTACTCCTTGTCCCGCTGTGGCACATGTTCTATGGCATGCCCCCAAACGCCCCATCCTATGCCATAGGATGGCTTGGCTGGTACATCTTATGCTCCTTTGCCATGTCCCAGATATTCAGAAAGTTCATGGGACTTAAAGGTGGAATGTAACGTTATGGAGAGATTGAAATGCCAGAGTTAAGATACAGATCCAGATCATATAAGAGAATCTTCAAGAGAACTCCTGGAGGAAGGACGGTTATACATTACCGCAGAAAGAAACCATCAAAGCATGTATGTGCTGGCTGCGGAAAGCCACTCCATGGTGTTCCAAGAGGAAGACCCTATGAGAT harbors:
- a CDS encoding 50S ribosomal protein L19e, translating into MNLTTQKRLAADILKVGVNRIWIDPERIDEVSRAITRDGVKQLIKDGAIKAKPKKGISSYRSKKIAQQKKKGRRRGPGSIKGAKGARKPRKEEWMTTIRALRKDLREMRDNREINKSTYRKLYKMAKGGAFKSKSYMKTYARDHDMLR
- a CDS encoding 50S ribosomal protein L18 produces the protein MAHGPRYKMAFRRRREGKTDYRARYKMVETGKSRLVVRITTYHVIAQIINVGMDGDETLVSAHSKQLQKMGWLGGTSNTAAAYLTGYLCGKRALKAGIDEAVLDIGLRPAIRGSKVFAALKGAVDAGLKVPHGESVLPDESRIRGEHIKEYAESLDEEERKKRFSRYLERGLSPEDLPEHFEEIKNRIDEEV
- the rpsE gene encoding 30S ribosomal protein S5, yielding MNFNMEEWEPRTNLGRLVKEGVITSIDEIFEEGHPIMELEIIDALLPDLEEEVIDVNLVQRMHKSGRKVNFRVIVAVGNKDGYVGLGQGKAREVGPAIRKAVDDAKFNLIKVRRGCGDWGCVCGREHTVPFKVSGKSGSVRVTLIPAPGGVGLAIGDVGKTIMRLAGIDDVWSHTRGQTQTTVNFARATFDALKQLSKVKASEKDLKNLGVCST
- the rpmD gene encoding 50S ribosomal protein L30 — protein: MFAVVRVRGSAGVRRDIADTMEMLRLNRINHAVLVEDTPSYLGMLQKAKDYITWGEIDQETLTAMITKRARIIGGERLTDEYIKENTEYDSVEEFAGAVFRGEVKLEDAGIKPVFRLHPPRKGYEAIKKAFNEGGSLGYRGEKINDLLKRMI
- a CDS encoding uL15m family ribosomal protein, whose amino-acid sequence is MIRKRRKITRMRGSRTVGGGCSKKRRGAGHRGGRGQAGGHKHHWTWIVKYDPKHFGKYGFKRPQKLIKRLETVNLAYIDERIPELLEKGIASEEDGMVVLDVRDLGFEKVLGSGRITRPVHIKALEFSESAVEKITEAGGKAELIE
- the secY gene encoding preprotein translocase subunit SecY codes for the protein MEQLKEKFEPIFSVLPQVKSPGYRVPFREKLKWTGIILVLYFFLAQIPLYGLSPRAVDQFAQLRAVLAGNFGSILTLGIGPIVSASIILQLLVGGKILKLDLSKHEDKAFFQGLQKLLAIVFTFFEALIFVLFVLTGSLAPSAPQFVWILILQLTIGGILIIFLDEVVSKWGFGSGVGLFIAAGVSQEIIVGAFNPLSAPTQPGVPAGRITGFLYLLFTGQSPDFQYYVLPVLALIGVFLVVVYAESMRVEIPISMGGGKRLSRGAVGKYPLRFIYASNMPVILTSALLLNVQLMANVFQKLGYPILGTVSNGQAVDGLAYLLTAPRSIDAIILDPFKVLFYAVVFIGLCILFAWLWVEISNIGPKHVAKQLYQMGMQIPGFRSSRGQFEKILKRYIPTITILGGAFVGLLAFVADLTGSLGGGTGVLLTVGIVYRLYEEIAQEQLMDMHPILRSFLGD
- a CDS encoding adenylate kinase, giving the protein MKVVVVAGIPGSGSTTVLENTLRDLDYLNVNYGDVMLEIARERGLVENRDQMRTLEPGVQKEIQRAAAKSIRERSRENNIIVDTHCTIKTPAGFLPGLPVWVLEELEPDMFVLVEADPEEIFTRRISDTSRNRDMESLQEIDLHQQMNRAAAMAYATLTGATVKIVKNHNNQLESAVSEMKNILE
- a CDS encoding EMC3/TMCO1 family protein codes for the protein MVLEVVYGALNAVFGPFIAMDPNPQNPILTVFLISAIVAFIITLANKLLVDQERLEELKAEMQEFQQEMMEARKKNDMQALEEIQKKQMEFMDKQREMMTMSFKPMIVTFVPIILVFYWMGQEPHIVKTLVILPQVAYYVLLVPLWHMFYGMPPNAPSYAIGWLGWYILCSFAMSQIFRKFMGLKGGM
- a CDS encoding 50S ribosomal protein L34e; the encoded protein is MPELRYRSRSYKRIFKRTPGGRTVIHYRRKKPSKHVCAGCGKPLHGVPRGRPYEIRKLSKSKKRPNRPYGGYYCSSCARKVFKKEARS